In Polyangiaceae bacterium, the DNA window GAGGTCGCCGAGGTGAAGGCCAACGCGCCGCTCACCATCGGCCGCCGCAGCGCGAACACCGAGCTCTACACCATGAAGCGCACCGACTACGACGCGTGGAAGAAGAGCTACAAGCCGGGCAAGGACGAATTCAACGACCCGGAGCTGAAGAAGCTGTTCGAGAGCGACAAGGTCGTAAAGTGCGACACTGCTCCGACGCGCGTATTCCAGCTGCCCAAGGACGACCCACGAGACGCCGTGCTGCAGACGCTGAAGCTCGAGTCCGCGAAGCCGTGCCACGTGACCGAGGCGAGCGCGCAGGCCAAGGCGGCCCCCGACAGCGACCCGAAGCCGACGCCCGCTGCGGATCCGAAACCAACTCCGGCGTCGGAGCCTCCGCCGAACCCCACGCCGTCCTCGCCGCCGAAGAGCGGCTGCGGCGGCTGCGCCACGGGCGGCGCGCCCTCGCCCGGAGGCGCGCTGTCACTCCTGGCGCTCGGCGCCGCGGTGCTGCTGCGGCGGCGCCGTTAGACGCCTCGCGCTACGCTTTCGGAGACCCGATGGCCCAACCAGTTCTGCCCACCTGCAGCTATCAGGAGTACTTGGAGCGACTCGAGGCGAGCGAGATCCGCCTGGAGTTCGTCGACGGTATCGTCTACGCGATGGCAGGGGGAACCCCGGCCCACAATCGAGTCGTGATGCGATTGACGCTTCATGTGGGTGGTCAGCTGCCGAAGCGCTGTGAAGCCTATGGCTCCGATCAGAAGATCCGCGCGCACAACGCGGGATACTTCCCGGATCTCAGCATCGTCTGTGGTGCGCCGTCGACCGCACCGGACGATCCGAACGCTTTCACGAATCCGTCCACCCTGTTCGAGGTGCTCAGCCCATCCACCGCCGGCACCGACCAGACCACGAAGGCCGAGCGCTACAAGGCCTTGGCCAGCCTCCAAGAGTACGTGATCGTCGCGCAACCGGAACGTCGCGTCGTGGTGCATCGCCGCACGCCGGACGGCTTTCAACTCGAGGAGTACGGTCCAACCGACGTCATCGCGCTCTCCTGCGGAGTAAAGCTTCAAGTCTCCGAGCTTTACGCTTGAGCCACCCGGCGGCGACGCGACTCGCCGCTACCCGATGTCCACGACCGTCACGTTGCGATAGGGCGCGGAGAGCTTGCGGAGGTCGCCAGCGTCGGCTGTCAGAACCACGCCGCCGCCCAGTTCAACGGCAGCCGCTACGACATGGGCGTCGACCATGAAGGTAGAACCAACGCCTGCGGCGGCGAGGATGCCCCCGACCAGACGCGCCATGCTGCGATCCGTCGGGCGAACGTAGATGCCCGTTTCGCCCGTTTCGCGAGATAGACAGGCATCCAAGAGCTGGTCATGGTCTCTTCCGCGGTACAGCTCAGCGAGCACGACGGCCGGCACGACGACCTCGCGCCCAAGGCGGAACGCCGCGCTCATGGCTGCCCGGACTTCCCGCTGGCGCTTGGTAGAGCGGCCGCCAAGCGCAGACATGGCCTCGGCATGGAGGACCAAGCATCGGCTCATGAATGCAGCGCCTCGTACTTGGCGATGGTAGCCTCTGCGACCTTTCCGTGGCGTCGGTCCAAGTCCGCCAGTAGCTCGCCCAGGAGGCGCTGCCGCCGTCGCCGCGCGAGCGCATCTCGCACCGCCTCGTTCACCTGTGTAGACAGCGCAACCTCAGAAGCTTCGAGCTCCGCGACCAGCTCGGCATCCAGGGAAACGGAGATCTTGCGCTTCGCTGCGGTCATACCAATCGCGTACCATGGTAAGACCCGTGAGCCTGAGGTTCCGCGGCGGACCAACAAACACCCGGAATTTGCCCGGGATTGGCGCCGGCGGCGATGCTCCGCGCGAGATGCGCGCGCGTTCCCTTTTGTGGCTGGCTCTGGCGATGGCGGGTTGCGGCAAGAAGCCCGCGGGCGCGGAAGTGCCGCCGGAGCCCAGTCGGGCTCCCGCTCCGCCGGAGCCCACGGCGATCCTTTACCAGCTACCGAAGAAGCCGCCGGCGGTGGCCGCGCTCTCTCCCAAGGTCTACATCCGTAGCGCGCCCGCGCCCGGAGCGCCGGAGATCGGCGCCATTCACATCGGCACCTGGGTGGATCTGAAGCAGCCGAAGCCGGTGGGCACGAACGGCTGCGCGGGGGGCTGGGTGGCGGTGGAGCCGGAAGGCTACGTGTGCCTCGATCGCAGCACCACGCTCGACATCGAAGGCCATCCGCTGCTCGCCGCGATCCAAAAGCACCAGGGGGACTTCTCGGCGGCGGCGCCCTACCGCTGGGCCGAGTCTCGCGAGGCGCCGCTGTATCGCCGGCTGCCCACGGAAGAAGAGCAGGCGCGCAGCGAGTACGATCTCGAACGGCACCTGCGACGCGTCGACAAGGCCCGGAAGGATCCCGAGCACGTGCCCTCGACCCTCGCGGGCGTGGACCTGCGCCCGGCAACGGGGAGCGTCCCAGGGTTTCTCGCCGATGGCGCCGTGTCGCCGTGGTCACAGGTGAACACGCCGGGGGACCCGCGCGTGCGCGCCGGGCGCGTCCCCACGCGCTCCAGCATTGCCTATACCGACGAGTTCTTCGCGAACGGGCGGAGCTGGCTTTTGACCAGCGATCTGTTGCTGGTACCGAAGGACCGCGTAGTCCCGCTCGAGCCGGCGACCTTCGCCGGCGTGCACCTGGACGAGCACGTGCGGCGCCTGCCGCTGGCGTTCATCCGCCGCGAGCCGCGGCCCAAGTTCCGCTTCGTGAGCGACGCCACGGCGAAGCGCGAGCCGAGCGGCGTGGTGCCCGCGGCGGACTTCACCCAGGTGGAGGACGCCGAAGGTGGCCACTTCGAAGAGACCGGCGCGACCTTCGAGCGCCTGGCGTGGGTGGGGCTCACGGGCCACGTGCGCCGGAGCCGCAGCGTGCGCTACCTCGAGACCCGGGACGACGGCATCTGGATCCGCGAGGACGACGCCACGGTGGTGCAGAGCGAGCCTCCGAAGGGCTTCGAGCTCGCGCCCGGGGAAAAGTGGATCGACGTGAGCATCTTCCGCGGCACCCTGGTCGCCTACGAAGGCCGCCAGGCGGTGTTCGCCACGCTGATCTCGCCCGGCATGAATGGCTACAAGCGGATCAACGGCGAGCCCGGCAAGTACACGACGCCCACGGGCACCTTCCGCATGGAGTGGAAGCACCTGTCCACCACCATGTCCCCGGACCCGAAGCGCATGAGCTACTACCTATCCGAGGTCCCCTACACGCAGTTCTTCCACATGCCCTTCGCCCTGCACGCCGCCTACTGGCATGATCGCTTCGGCGAGCCCAAGAGCGGCGGCTGCGTGAACCTCTCCGTGAAAGATGCCCAGTGGCTGTTCGGCTGGACCGACCCCAAGCTTCCCGACGGATGGCACAGCGTACGTTCCGGCGGAGATCGCGGCGAGGGCACCTGGGTGCGCGTGCACTGACGCTCGGCGTGCTCGCGGCGGCGGGCGTGCTCACGCTCGCTCCGCGGGCGATGGCGTCGGATCGGCCAGCGCCTCGGCCCACGTTGCCCTGGCTCGTGACGCAGCTCTTACCGAGTCCGGAGCTCGCCGCGGGCGACGGCGCGCGCTTCGGGCTCTCGTGGCAGCTCACGCCGGTGCTGTACTCCTTCGGGATCCATCGGCGGCTGTCGCCCTGGCGGAGCTTCGTGGTGGAGCCTCTCACGCGCCAGAGCGGATCCATCGAGCTGTTCGCCGCGCCGGCATACCTGGCCTACGGCAGCGCGCGGGATCGCTGGTCGGGTCGCGTCGGCGTGCGCTCCTACTTTCCGCTGGTCCAGCGCGGCGAAAACCTCTCGCTGTCCCTCGGCAGCTACTACTTCCGCACGCTGTCCGGGGAAGACGCCGTGGCCTACGAGCTTGGCAGCTACGTGCTGTACGGCTTCATCGGGATGCGCTTCGCGGTGGCTCCGGCCTTCGACGCCCGCCGCTACCTCACCACCCTCAGTGTGCGGGCGTTCTGATGCGGCGAGCGCTGTTGCTCCTGTGCGCGCTGCTTTCGAGCGGCTGCATCGTGCCGGTGGGGCGCTTCTTTGCGCCCGTGTTCGAGACGCCCGCGCGCGTCCCGAACAAGATCACCGAGCCCGTGCGGAAGGACGCCCACCTCGCGGTGCTGTGGGTCGGCCACGCCACGGTGCTGATCCAGATCGACGACAAGATCATCCTCACGGATCCGGTGTTCACCAACGCCGTGGGTCAGCTCAGCGCGCGGCTTTCGGAGCCGGGCCTCGCCGCGGAGAACGTGCCGCCGGTGGATGCCGTGCTCATCTCCCACCTGCACTTCGACCACCTCTCCCTCGGCAGCCTGGAGCTTCTGGAGCCCAAGATCCGCACGCTGGTGATGCCCCAGGACGGCCTGGTGTACCTGACGGACTTCTCCTTCCCCGCAATGGAGCTCCCTCGCTGGCACAGCGTGGATCTCGACGGCCTTCGGATCACCGCGGTGCCGGTGGTCCACAACGGCATGCGCTACGGCATCGACATCGGTTGGATGAAGCGCGCGTTCACCGGTTACGTGATCCAGTACCACGGCGTCACCGTGTACTTCGGCGGCGATACCGCCTACGGCCCGCACTTCAAAGAGACCCACAATCGCTTCGGCCACATCGACCTGGCCCTCTTGCCCATCTCGCCCATCGAGCCGCGGAGCTTCATGAAGAAGTCCCACGTGGATCCCGAAGAGGCCGTCCGCGGTTTCCTCGAGCTGGGGGCCGAGCGCATGGTGCCCATGCACTACGACACCTTCGTCAATGGCCAGGACGAACCTGGGGACGCCCTGCGTGCGCTCCGCAGCGCAATGAAGCGCCACGCGTTGGACGCCGAGCGCGTCGCAATCCTCCGCATCGGCGAGCAGCGCGTGTTTCTACGCCGCTGAGTCAATCCGCGAGCGGGTTTTCGTACACCTTCGCGACCGGAAGCTCGGCCCCGAGACTCGATAGCTCGGCGGACTCGCCTTCCCCTGACACATGGCGAGACCAAGAGCCGTCCGCTTCCCGGCGTACGACCTCGATTTGCTGCCGCCCCTGAGCAACGAACACGATCTCCTGCAGCGAGGGAATCTGCTGATAGTGTGCAAGCTTGTCGCCGCGATCGTAGTCTTCCGTCGAAGGGCTCAACACCTCCACCAGCACGCACGGGTTGGTCACCGTCTGCTGAGTGGGATCGTCCGGATCGATCTCCAATTTTCCACACACGACACTCACGTCTGGATAAGTGCCAAGGCCGGTGGCCTTGATGCGAACCCGCAGATCCGAGGTGAACACCCGGCACTTCTTCCCCGCCAGACGCACGTTCAACAAGGCCACGACGTTCCCCGCGACCGCCGCATGTTCCGGAGAGCCTCCGGCCATGGCCCACACCTGCCCGTTCAAGAACTCGAGCTTCACGGCGGCGTCCTCCGCCAGCACGACGTACTCGGCGAAGGAGAAGCGGCGACTCATCGCGAGCACCAGTGTAGCGCATCCCGCGACGGGGCTCGCGCCGCACCAACAAAGATGAGCTACTTCAGCTTGTCCACGATCGACTTGCTGGACTCTTCCGACTCCTCGGCGTTGGCAGCAGCGACCTGCGCGGCGTTCTTGTTATCCTCCGAGATACCGTGCAGCTCGTACGCGAGCTTGGACGAGAGGTCCGCCACCTGGTCGTGCTCCGTCTGCAGACGAGTCCGTAGCGTTTCGGCCTGCGGCTTCGTCATGCTGGCGCTCTTGGCGGCGCCGTTGGCCTCGAGCCAGCCGACGGTGCGCTTGGGGCTCGCCCCCCAGCTCGCCAGCGCTGCGCTCACCTTCTGAACGGACGACGACAAGCGAGCCACGGCCGCGTCCGTGTCTTGCGCCTTCTGGGCCGCGCTCTGGAGCGCGCTGGCGCTCTGATCCATGGTCGCGAGCAGCACCAGGGCGCCCACGGCAACGGCGTCCTTGCTGCCCAGGCTCTGCACGTCACTCCGGATGGCGGCGACCAGCTTGGGGCTGAACTGGAAAGGCTTCTTGGCCTTGTGCGCGGCGTGGATCTCCGCCAGCACGCGGGCGCCCACGCGAGCCAGCGCGGCGCGCTGCGCAGCCGAAAGCTTCTTCTCCAGCGCGGACGCCTTGGCTGCGCGCAGGGCGGACAGCTTCAGCGCCGCGCGCGCGCCCTTCGCCTCCGCAAACGCGAGCTGGATGGCGAGAGCATGACTCTTCACGAACGCGCCGGGCTTCTTCTGCACGTTCAGCTTGGGGGCGGCCGCGGCCCCGGAAGCAAGCAACACACCCGACATGATCAGCCAAGCGAACCTCATCAGTGCCACCTTTCGACGTACCCCGAGCTTCGTCTTACGGAAGCACGGGGAGAGCTCCTTCCCCGGAATCTTCCTCTGGGTGTTGGTCCGCCGCGGAAACGCCGCGAAAAGAGCGACGGCGTGCTGCGACGTTCGGGCGGCCCCACCCGTCGGTTTTCGATTTTTTCGTGAACTCGCCCCCGGTGGGGACGAACCCCACAAGCCATGTCACCGCCCGAAATTCGGCTGCGCTTCGATCGCGGCACGTTGCTCCTCGACGGCAGCGCTCCGGCCGCCGAGATGGAAGCGCTCCCTGGAGTGCTGTGGGACCCGCGCGTCGGCGCCTTTCGCGCGCCGGCCCATCGACACCCGGAGCTGTGCGCCGCGATCGTCGCGCGGCGGCTTTCGCTCCAGGACGACGTGCTCGCGATCGACACGCTCGAATGTCAACGTCCCGAGCTCAGGCCGTACCAGAAGAGCGCGCTGCTGTCGTGGCACCTCGCAGAGCGGCGCGGCGTCGTGGTGCTGCCCACCGGCGCGGGCAAGACCCGCGTCGCCATCGCGGCGCTCTCGGATCTGGGCGCTTCGGCGCTGTGCATCGCTCCCACGCGCGCGCTCATGCACCAGTGGCACGACGAGATCGCCAAGGTGTACGCCGGCCCCATCGGCGTGTTGGGCGATGGCCACAAGAGCGTGCTGCCCATCACCGTGGCCACCTTCGAAAGTGCGCTCCGCGCCATGCCCCGCATCGGACATCGCTTCGGCCTGCTGGTCGTGGACGAAGCCCACCACGCCGGCGGCTATTTGCGGGAAGAAGCCCTGGAGATGTGCGCGGCCCCGGCGCGTCTGGGTCTCACGGCCACGCCGCCGGACAACAGCGAGGTGCTCTGCCGCTTGGTGGGCCCCACGGTGGAGCAACTGGGCGTGCACGATCTCGCCGGGCGCTACCTGGCGGACTTCGAGATCTTCGTGCTCCGCCTTTCCTTGGACCTGGACGAGCGACGTCGCTACGAGGCAGACCAAGAGATCTTTCGCGACATCTTCCGGCAGTTCCGGGAGCTCATGCCCGCCGGCAGCTGGGCGGACTTCACCCGCGTCGCGTCGCGCACCCAGGACGGGCGGGACGCGCTGGCAGCGTGGCGCCGCATGCGCACCCTGGTGGCCTGGACGCGGGGCAAGTCTCGCGCCGTGCGCGAGCTCTTGCGCGACAGCTGGGACTGTCGCGTGCTGGTGTTCACGGCGGACAATCGCACCGCTTATGCCATCGCTCGCGAGCACCTGATCATGCCCATCACCTGTGACATCAAGAAGCGGGAGCGCGAGAGCGCGCTGACCGCCTTTCGCGAGGGTCGGCTGCGCGCGTTGGTGAGCGCCCGGGTCTTGAACGAGGGCATCGACGTGCCCGACGCAGACGTCGCCATCATCGTGGGCGGCACCCAGGGCGAGCGGGAGCACGTGCAGCGCATCGGCCGCCTGCTCCGGCCGCGCCCCGGCAAGCGCGCTCGCGTGTACGAGCTGGTCACGCTGTCCACCGCGGAAGCGCGCCAATCGAGTGAAAGGAGGAAGAGCCTTGTTGCCCCGTTCGGCTTTGGCCTGTGAAACCGTCGGCTCCGAGCTCTTCCCGCGTTGGCTGTCGGAGCGGGACGAGCCCTGGCTCGCTGCCCTGCTCGACGAGCACGCGCGATACACCGGCGAGCGCCGCGCGGAGCTGGCGGCGCGGCTGCGGGAGCCCCTCTCCCCCGCGCCCCCGAAAAAGAAGCTGGAGGCCGTCGCCTGCGTGCTCGAGAAGATGACGCACGATCGCACCGAGGCCGCCGTGCCCCCGGTGGACGCGCGACGCCTGGTGTTCGAAGCCGCCGCGCGCCACGGGCAGGCAGCGCTCGCGAAGGTCTCGGAAGAGCTCGGCATCGGGGAGGACCAGCTCGCGGGCTCGCTGTTCGCGGACCTGCCCAGTGAGCGTCGCGTGCGGCCGTTGCCCACGGAGCTCACGCCAGGGCAGCTCTCGCGGATCACGAACCAAGAGCTCGCTGGCTCGCTCCTGGCGCGCAGCACTCGCGTGAGCGCGGAGCTCGTGGGTCATGCGCGGCAGGTGGTGCGCCACGCCCAGCGCGTCGGCCTCTTGTGCGTGGCGACGGAAGCCCAACGCGACGCCGTGCGCCTGGAGGTGTCCGGCCCCCTCGCCCTCTTCCGCCACACCCGGGTCTACGGTCGCGCCCTCGCCTCCCTGGTGCCGCGCCTCGCCTGGTGCGACAGCTTTCGTCTGGTTGCGGACGTGGATCTGGGAAACGCCGACCCGCAGCAGCTCCTCCTCACCCAAAGCGATCCCATCTTCGTCTCCGGCGTGCCGCCCCCCTTCGAGAGCCCGCTGGAAGAGCGCTTCGTGCGCGACATGTGCCGAGCCAGCAAGAGCTGGGACATCGTGCGGGAGCCCACGGCGCTGTCCATCGGCGGCCGTCTGGTGTTCCCCGACTTCGAGCTCCGCCACCGCAAAGACGACAGCCGCCGAGTGCTCGTTGAGATCGTCGGCTACTGGACGCCGGAGTACCTGCAAGAAAAGCTGCGCGCCATTGGGGAGCGCAGCTGGATCCTGTGCGCCAGTGAACGCCGTGGCTCCGCCGACCGGAGCTTCCCCGGCGCCGAACGCATCCTCTGGTTCAAGGGCCGGATCGATCCGCGGGCCGTGCTGGAGCGACTGGGGTAGCGCCTACTCCACACTTGGCGCCGCGTCTGCCGGCACGCCGCCATCCGCCACGGACTCAGGAACAGCGGGCGGCGGCGCCTCGACCGGTGGAGCAGACGCGTCAACGGGCTCGGTTTTCTGCGCCTCTTCCAGCGTGAAGCCCGCGTGACCGCCGAAGGTGATCCGTCGCAGCAATCCCACGAAGTCAGGCAACGTTGCGTCGAAGTCCGAGGGTACACCAATGTACTCGGCGAGCAGCAGGATGGGGAACTTGTCGCGCACTCGGCCACTGACTCTCTCCTCGAGACCCGTGCGCGCGAGCACGATCATGACCCTCGCTTCCACCGCCTTGGGGTCCACCCTCAGCCGGTCGACGTTCGAAACATCGACCACCACGGCGTAGGCATCTCTTCCTGCTAGCTTGCCGTTCATCGAACGTACGACCTTCGCGGCGTAGCGCTGTTCGTTGTTGGTTTCGTAGAGTGATCCCTCCAGCTCCACGGTTCGGTAGCCGCCGCCGGAAATGCCTGACACGATTCCGTCCATCAGGACCCGCAACTCCTTGTCGCGTAGTCGCTGCTCAATCGGCACGGTGCGGAGCCAGACTACAGCTGTGGTGCGGCGATGGGTGAAGCGAAGGTCGAAGAGCGGGACGGTGCCCACGTCATCCGATTTCCCGTCTCCGTTGACGTCCAAGTACAGGGTGGCCTCGTAGTCGTCGCCGGTCTTGGGCACGAGCCCGTGGCCGCGATCGTAGAAGTTGTCGAGTTGCCAGTCGTCGGGCATGAGGAGCTGCCGCGCTTCATCCGAGTAGCGTACCGAGTAGGGGTACTCGGGGTGCTGGTAGCCGAGCTTCCCAAACTCCCCCACGCCGGAATGGCAGGCGTACGCCAAGGCGGCGGCTACAACGCAGTGGGCGACGGTGCGCGGTTTGATCATGACGCTACGCTAGTACAATCCGTGCGTCCGCCGCGCGACGGGGATCACCCCGCCGCGTTGTGCAGAACTTGCACAAGTTGTCAGGCGGTGTTGCACAACACGCCGCTCGACCGCCTGACGCCACTGAAGGCATGGGCCGATCCTGAGCGGAGGGACTCGGCATCCCGCAACGGCCTGGAATTCCAATGGTGTGACTACAGATCCAGCCAAGGAACCATAGCCGCGCTACGCTGATCGGATGCGCCGGCTCGGCATCTTCTGGGTGATCGCGGTCCTGTCCCTCGCTTGCTCCTCACGCTCCACCACCCGCAGCGCGACTCCGGACGCGGGCGGCAGCTCGGGAACCGACTCGGGCTCCGGAGGCACCGCCGGCGGCGACGCCGCGGTGACGTGCGACGCGCCATCGCAGTGCATCCAGCCACCGCCGAGCGGCTGGCAAGGCCCCATCGCGCTCTACACGGGCGCCCCCAACACGTCGCCCGCCTGCCCGCTGGACTACCCCGACCCCGCCTTCACGGCCCACGGCGATCCGACCGGCGCACCGGCGACCTGCAGCGCCTGCACCTGCAGTTCCAATCAAGTGTCGTGCAGCCTCAGCGTCATCTACAAGAACGCGCCCTGCGCCGGCACGCCCACGACCACCAGCACCCAACCCATCAAGGCCGGGGAGTGCGTCGCACTACCCACCAGCGTGGCGCCGGGTTCCGTTACGGTCAGCGGCTTCGCGGCACCGACGGGCACATGCGCGCCATCGGGCGGGAGCGCGAGCACCGATACGCCAGCCTGGGGCACGGACGTGCTCGGCTGCAGCATTGCTCCTCCACAGTGCGCCGGCGGCGTGTGCGTGCCGGAGCCCAGTGGCGGCTTCGAGCCGAACGTGTGCGTGTGGCAAGAGGGCGACCTCGGTTGCCCCGCCGGGCTGTATCCGAAGAAGCGCGTCTTCTACAAGTCGTTCGCCGACACGCGCGGCTGCACGCCGTGTGCCTGCGCACCCATGGTCGGCGCCCAGTGCGCCGACGGCACCGTGGGGTTCTACCCGAAGGATGGCTGCGTCAACGCCGCCTCCCCGATCCTGGCATTGGGTAGCTGCACGGACGCGGACGTCTCGACGACGGAGGCCCTGAAGCTCAACGGCGTGAGCGTGAAGGCCGGCACCTGCGCCGAGAGCGGCGGCGACCCCAGCGGCAGCGTGGATGGCGGCGATCCCATCACCGTTTGCTGTCGCTGAAAGGGCCTGCGCGGCTCGGCGTGCCCTCGCTCCCGCAATTGAGCCCGGTGCTTCTTTGACGAACACGCAGAAGGCGTTCAAGAGAGGTGTCGCCGTTCAGATGCGGGACCTTCGCCAGCGAATGGGACGCGCGCAGCGCTGGCGCGAGCTCCCCGAATAAAATCGCGACGCGATGTCGAATTCAGTGGACAGGATTTCGGGCGCGCAATGCCTCGCCACTGCGTCTCGCGTCACGATGCGCGCAGGGGCGCACGTCCGCGCGCGCTGAGCGCGTTTCGGTTCGGTTTCGATTTCCAAGGCATCCCGCGCTCTGAACGCGCAGCAGCGAGGCGCTGAAAGAGCCAAAATTTCGCGTGGTATGTCGATGAGAACCCAAGGGGGACTCATGTCGAACCAGAACCACGAACGTCACGAATCCCAATCGCCAAGCGAGCTCGATGCACTCTCGAACGACGCGCTTTGGCAAAGTACGCTGACGGCGAACGCCGCTCGTCGCCGTGCTATCGCACGACTTCTAATGCATCTCGCGCTCATCGAAGAGCGACGGCTGCACCTGGTGCGCGGCTACTCGTCGCTCTACGATCTGTGCGTGCGCTGGCTCGGGATGAGCGAGGGGCAGGCGCATCGCAGCGTCTCCGGCGCGCACGCGGCGAAGTGCTTTCCCCTCGCGCTGGAGATGATCGCGGATGGCCGCTTGCACCTCACCGGTCTTTCGCTCATCGCCAAGCGCCTCACGCCCGAGAATCACGCTCAGCTGCTCGAAGACGTGGCGGGAAAGACCAAAGCCGAGATCTTGATCGTGCTCGCCCGCTGGTTTCCGAAGCCGGACGTTCCGGATCGCGTGGAGCCGGTGTCGGGCGGGTCGCACCCTTCCGAACAAGGCAGTTTGGGCCTGGACGGCGCGCCGCGTTCCCGCGTGGAGCCGCTGTCGGAGGGGCGCTTTCTCGTGCATTTCAGCGGCAGCGCGGAGCTGAAGGGCAAGCTCGAGCACGCCCAAAACTTGATGAGCCACGTGAGCCGGAAGCTCGAGGTCGTCTTCGAACGTGCCCTTGACGCGCTGATTCGCGAACTCGAGAACAAGCAGTGGGGCAAGTCCGACCACCCTCGCCGCTCCGGGGGTCGCAAGGACCGAAGGCCAAGCCGTGCGGACAAACGGGAGGTCTACGAACGCGATGGAGCGCAGTGCAGCTACGTGTCTCCGTCGGGCACCCGCTGCACGGCGCGCGCGTTCCTTCAATACGACCACGTCGACCCGCGCGGCAAGGGTGGCGGCGGCGAAGCGCGCAACGGTCGCCTGCTGTGCGCCGCACATAACGATCTCCACGCACGACAAGCCTACGGGAGCGAAATCATCGACGAGAAGGTCCGCCGCGCCCGATCAAGGGCGGAGCAGGGTGGCGCGGCTCAGACTGCGACGGACAAGTTCGACAAGCTCCGCGCGGCGCTCGTCACCATGGGCTTCAAGAAAGCCGAGTGTTGCAAGGTGGTCGCGACGCTCGGCACAGAGGCGGAACGCTTGCCCTTGGACCAGCTGATCCGCGAGGCCCTACTCAGACTCACGCCGCGCTGAGCTCGCCAGCCTTCCCTGGCGAATGTCGTCCGTAGTTCCGCGCAGGGGGGACGCTTCGGCCCTTTGCCGCGCCGGACCAGAAAAACCATGACCCAGTCGAATGGCACGTCCCTCTGCGCGCTCCGTCATCGCATTCGAGCACCCACAAATGCGTGAGGAGAGCCCAACAGAAGACGGAAGCTTTCGATCAGTAGTCGAAGCCCAGCACACCGAAGCCCACCACGTTCAGAGCGATGCCAACGGCGTACATGCTGGAAACGGCGATGACCTTGCTGCGAAGCTTCTTGGCGGCCATCACGAGCAGGGCGGCCACGTAGAAGTGGAAGTAGCCGAACAGGAAGATGAGCCACACGCCGAAAAAGCTCCTGTTCCAGAAGGGGTACTCCCAGATCAGAAGGCCGGCGCGGTTCAGGTACACCTCCACGAACACGCAGAAGGCGGAGTAGCCGATGGCCCAGAACCAGCGATTGGGGATGCCCAAGATGCGCACCTTCGGATCTTCGTGAACGCTGTTCGCGTAGATGATGCCGGAGATCGCGAACATGAACATGATCTCGATGTTCCAGCCCACCATGGTCCGAAGCGCCGTTTCACCGGGCGCGGTCCACAACGCGGAGCGCCCGGTGATGGCGAGCACCCAACCGTTGAGGGTCTCGTTCACGAAGTCCATGCCGAGCACGGTGAGCCCCGCCAGCACCGCGTTCCAATCGCGCGAGGCGCGCGCCTTTCTGATCTCGCTGGTGTAGATGTAGAAGACGATCGCCAGAAGCGGGATGACGTACCACTTCAACGTGGAAAGATCGCGGAGGCCGGTGAGCGCCCGGATGCTGGCTTCGGTCATGGCACGGGGAAAGGTTAGTCCCGCGGCGGCCGGCCAACGAGGCGCGTGCCGTTCCTCGATGATCGATGTAACCTCCGAAGCCGTAGATGAGCGACTATCGAGACGACCGCCCTGCGCTCAGGGATCGCATTCGGGTGCTGGAGGGCGAGCTGGAACGGACGCGTGGCGAGCTGTCGGAAGCGCAGGCGGAGATCGAGAGCCTGAAGGAGCGCGCGGCCGAGGCTGATTCACTCTTTCAGGAGAACGCGCGACTCTCGGTGTCGTTGAAAAAGCTGGAACGAAAGAAGAAGGGGCCGCAAAACCCCATGAAGGTCATGGGGCCGGT includes these proteins:
- a CDS encoding DEAD/DEAH box helicase, translating into MSPPEIRLRFDRGTLLLDGSAPAAEMEALPGVLWDPRVGAFRAPAHRHPELCAAIVARRLSLQDDVLAIDTLECQRPELRPYQKSALLSWHLAERRGVVVLPTGAGKTRVAIAALSDLGASALCIAPTRALMHQWHDEIAKVYAGPIGVLGDGHKSVLPITVATFESALRAMPRIGHRFGLLVVDEAHHAGGYLREEALEMCAAPARLGLTATPPDNSEVLCRLVGPTVEQLGVHDLAGRYLADFEIFVLRLSLDLDERRRYEADQEIFRDIFRQFRELMPAGSWADFTRVASRTQDGRDALAAWRRMRTLVAWTRGKSRAVRELLRDSWDCRVLVFTADNRTAYAIAREHLIMPITCDIKKRERESALTAFREGRLRALVSARVLNEGIDVPDADVAIIVGGTQGEREHVQRIGRLLRPRPGKRARVYELVTLSTAEARQSSERRKSLVAPFGFGL
- a CDS encoding DUF790 family protein — translated: MLPRSALACETVGSELFPRWLSERDEPWLAALLDEHARYTGERRAELAARLREPLSPAPPKKKLEAVACVLEKMTHDRTEAAVPPVDARRLVFEAAARHGQAALAKVSEELGIGEDQLAGSLFADLPSERRVRPLPTELTPGQLSRITNQELAGSLLARSTRVSAELVGHARQVVRHAQRVGLLCVATEAQRDAVRLEVSGPLALFRHTRVYGRALASLVPRLAWCDSFRLVADVDLGNADPQQLLLTQSDPIFVSGVPPPFESPLEERFVRDMCRASKSWDIVREPTALSIGGRLVFPDFELRHRKDDSRRVLVEIVGYWTPEYLQEKLRAIGERSWILCASERRGSADRSFPGAERILWFKGRIDPRAVLERLG